A genomic region of Alicyclobacillus sp. SO9 contains the following coding sequences:
- a CDS encoding PucR family transcriptional regulator, translating to MAVTVFDAMKLPVMERTKLVAGQAGLSNPIHWVTIVEVIEDETRLQQNEFLITTAYGLQNSTSAKREFIEKLSSRQLSAVAIQTGFYLQSIPQEFIEAANRYQLPLIELPSELNFSMITRELLQQVVNNRLHIAEFSESIYHKLTNLLITKQNLQSIADSLEQWINGHIIICDDEFVLLAGRSTLYSLEKLLHVVLDYSDSGSISIRNPTSNEKHSVSSFKMTYSEVCFNVRTSPIIAANSLLGYVIVLKEDDFSDLDLLAMEHASTICALEFLAKKQIKESQRRFKADLLTEVFRLEHSESREVQNRLMDLGMDLQQRHTVVQFYAQNCSWDATMTRTVEKFFDSLSLWYLSKETINGFIVLCRSDELLSITRQLEKRLTEWKNPKISAAIGASCAELVTLRESATDAELIRKYAPVLNPDSLVSDITSLEPYLPFINMLEQGLSLSKCYHKLLYPLLTAPYLLDTLETLLRNNMSRKLTSQELFIHRHTLNYRIEKIEGLTNRSLHQPRDRFEFQIALIAYRLSHEVQIKSGTIESG from the coding sequence ATGGCAGTAACTGTGTTTGATGCAATGAAATTACCGGTAATGGAACGGACAAAACTCGTGGCTGGACAGGCAGGACTTAGCAATCCAATTCACTGGGTGACCATTGTTGAAGTGATTGAGGACGAAACGCGGCTTCAGCAAAACGAATTCCTCATCACCACGGCATACGGACTGCAGAATAGTACCTCAGCTAAAAGGGAGTTCATCGAGAAACTGTCTTCACGACAATTATCTGCCGTCGCAATCCAAACTGGATTTTACCTACAATCTATTCCGCAGGAGTTCATCGAAGCAGCCAATAGATATCAACTGCCATTAATAGAACTTCCTAGCGAACTCAATTTTTCCATGATAACCCGCGAACTGCTCCAGCAGGTAGTGAATAACAGACTACACATCGCTGAATTTTCAGAGTCTATCTATCACAAATTGACAAACCTACTAATTACTAAACAGAATTTACAGTCAATAGCTGATTCGTTGGAGCAGTGGATAAATGGGCATATTATTATATGTGATGACGAGTTCGTTCTCTTAGCGGGGAGATCTACTCTTTACTCACTGGAGAAACTTTTGCATGTAGTCCTGGATTACTCAGACTCGGGTTCAATCTCGATTCGTAACCCAACCTCGAACGAAAAACACAGTGTAAGTTCGTTCAAAATGACTTACTCTGAAGTATGTTTCAATGTAAGAACCTCTCCTATTATTGCTGCAAATAGTTTGCTGGGTTATGTAATAGTACTAAAAGAAGACGACTTCTCTGACTTAGACCTATTAGCTATGGAGCATGCATCAACGATTTGTGCCCTGGAGTTTCTGGCCAAGAAACAAATTAAAGAATCGCAACGAAGATTTAAAGCAGACCTTTTAACAGAAGTATTTCGGCTCGAACATAGTGAGTCTAGGGAGGTACAGAATCGGCTAATGGATTTAGGAATGGATCTGCAGCAACGCCATACCGTTGTGCAGTTCTACGCTCAAAATTGCTCATGGGATGCAACCATGACGAGAACAGTGGAGAAATTCTTCGATTCACTGTCCTTATGGTACTTGTCCAAGGAAACCATAAACGGATTTATTGTGCTTTGTAGATCTGATGAACTCCTGTCAATCACGAGACAACTGGAGAAAAGACTCACTGAGTGGAAAAATCCTAAGATAAGTGCTGCTATAGGAGCATCTTGTGCTGAATTAGTTACACTACGGGAAAGCGCAACGGATGCAGAACTGATAAGAAAATACGCGCCTGTTTTAAATCCTGATTCACTTGTCTCTGATATTACTTCACTGGAGCCCTATCTTCCTTTCATCAATATGCTAGAACAAGGACTATCGCTTTCTAAATGTTATCATAAGCTTCTTTACCCGCTCCTTACCGCTCCTTACCTGCTTGATACGCTTGAGACACTACTTCGTAACAATATGAGCCGAAAGCTTACGTCTCAGGAACTCTTTATTCATAGACACACACTAAATTACCGAATAGAAAAAATTGAGGGCTTAACAAACCGAAGTTTACATCAACCGCGTGACCGATTTGAGTTCCAAATCGCACTCATCGCTTATCGATTATCTCACGAAGTCCAAATTAAGTCGGGGACAATTGAATCGGGATGA
- a CDS encoding aspartate aminotransferase family protein, which produces MSEQTYLIKPNLNQTYPVVSHGKGIYLFDTSGKKYLDGSSGAITSAIGHGVEQVLNDMMVQGNKVCFVHRGHFTNQPAEELAEALAKLAPGHLNQTFFVNSGSEATETAMKLAVQYWQERGCGSKNRIISRWISYHGITNGALSMSGHVIRRKRFASLLQDLPVISPPYLYRSLYQGDSSEVAERYAKELETAIERAGSENVAAFIAEPVIGAAGGVIIPPDGYFQRIREICDRYDILLIADEVMTGLGRTGKMFAMEHWGVVADIMTLGKGMSAGYSPIAAAVVSDSIVDTIRSNSGSIMGGHTYSANPLSCAAALSVVRYVEENDLVSNANEQGEYLLQGLNEIKVQSKWVGDVRGIGLMCGIEFVRDKKTKEPFTLDSHLTDKMLQACFNNGLIAYPATGAINGSAGDAMMIAPPLTISRSEVDELVDILQKSIAEVEQHL; this is translated from the coding sequence GTGAGTGAACAAACTTATCTTATAAAGCCTAATCTCAATCAAACATATCCAGTTGTCTCTCATGGTAAAGGAATCTATCTGTTTGATACATCCGGGAAAAAGTATCTCGATGGATCGTCTGGGGCCATAACAAGTGCTATTGGACACGGCGTAGAACAAGTTCTGAATGACATGATGGTACAGGGCAACAAGGTTTGCTTTGTGCATAGGGGACATTTTACGAACCAACCAGCTGAGGAATTGGCTGAAGCACTCGCTAAACTCGCCCCGGGGCACTTAAATCAAACCTTTTTTGTAAATAGTGGTTCAGAAGCGACAGAGACTGCAATGAAGCTGGCCGTTCAGTACTGGCAGGAACGGGGCTGCGGAAGTAAAAATCGGATTATATCAAGGTGGATTAGCTATCATGGCATAACCAACGGAGCGTTATCAATGTCCGGCCATGTTATTAGAAGAAAGCGCTTTGCATCCCTCTTACAAGACCTTCCGGTTATCTCTCCTCCGTATTTGTATAGAAGCCTTTACCAAGGTGACAGTTCGGAGGTGGCCGAAAGGTACGCAAAGGAATTAGAGACAGCCATTGAAAGAGCGGGTTCGGAAAATGTTGCCGCATTCATTGCCGAGCCGGTCATTGGTGCTGCCGGAGGAGTAATTATTCCCCCTGACGGTTATTTCCAACGCATACGTGAAATTTGTGATAGATACGACATTCTCCTAATCGCTGATGAAGTTATGACTGGACTGGGTAGAACCGGAAAAATGTTTGCGATGGAGCACTGGGGAGTGGTAGCAGACATCATGACATTGGGAAAAGGAATGAGTGCCGGTTACAGTCCGATTGCTGCCGCCGTTGTGAGTGACAGTATTGTCGATACCATTCGCAGCAATTCCGGTTCCATTATGGGTGGACATACATACAGTGCCAACCCGTTATCCTGCGCTGCTGCACTCTCCGTAGTGCGTTATGTTGAAGAAAACGACTTGGTCTCAAACGCAAATGAGCAAGGCGAGTATCTTCTTCAGGGATTAAACGAAATTAAAGTACAGTCAAAATGGGTTGGCGACGTAAGAGGCATTGGTTTGATGTGTGGCATCGAATTCGTACGAGATAAGAAGACAAAAGAGCCATTCACATTAGACAGTCACTTGACAGACAAAATGCTCCAAGCGTGCTTCAACAATGGACTTATAGCGTATCCGGCAACTGGAGCAATTAACGGCAGCGCCGGTGACGCAATGATGATTGCGCCACCTCTAACGATCTCACGTAGTGAAGTTGACGAACTCGTAGATATACTGCAAAAATCCATTGCTGAAGTTGAACAACATTTGTGA
- a CDS encoding CoA transferase subunit A — protein sequence MRTGNNTYGKIMSLNSALTLIRDGIRLMYGGFGGIGSPPSLIDAIYEAGVKDLILIGNDSGFPDIGIGKLVTARRASKLITSHIGSNPNAGDLMNLGELEVEFSSQGTLAERIRAGGVGLGGILTDIGLGTQVEENKQVVMVDGEKFLLETPLTADVAIVYAAKADPFGNLVYNKTARNFNPLVAMAGSTTIAEVDEIVPLGDLDPEEIVTPGVFVDVIVRSKGVNWKWVWEQRKDK from the coding sequence ATGAGAACCGGAAATAACACGTATGGAAAAATCATGTCATTAAACAGCGCTCTAACGCTGATTCGTGACGGCATCAGGCTGATGTACGGTGGTTTTGGAGGAATTGGCAGCCCTCCGTCGTTAATCGATGCAATTTACGAGGCTGGTGTAAAAGACCTGATTCTTATTGGTAACGATTCTGGGTTTCCTGATATTGGAATAGGGAAACTAGTGACTGCCAGGCGTGCTTCGAAACTCATTACCTCCCATATTGGCTCCAATCCTAATGCGGGTGACTTAATGAATCTCGGTGAACTTGAGGTTGAGTTCTCATCCCAAGGCACTCTTGCAGAGAGAATTCGTGCCGGTGGCGTGGGATTAGGTGGGATCCTAACAGATATCGGGCTAGGAACACAAGTTGAGGAAAATAAGCAAGTCGTTATGGTAGACGGTGAGAAATTCCTGTTAGAGACACCTCTCACTGCAGACGTTGCCATCGTATATGCTGCGAAGGCAGATCCCTTCGGTAACCTAGTGTACAACAAAACGGCTCGAAATTTTAACCCACTGGTAGCCATGGCGGGTTCAACTACTATTGCCGAGGTTGATGAAATTGTGCCGTTAGGAGATTTAGATCCCGAGGAAATTGTGACACCCGGTGTGTTTGTGGACGTAATAGTTCGTAGTAAAGGGGTGAACTGGAAGTGGGTTTGGGAACAAAGGAAAGACAAATGA
- a CDS encoding 3-oxoacid CoA-transferase subunit B has translation MGLGTKERQMIARRAAQEIKPGMIVNLGIGIPTMVSNFVSPDLNVVFHGENGVLGYGGTPETGAEDENMCNAGGLPVNVSQGASFFDSTVAFGIIRSSRLDITVLGALQVSVRGDIASWVVPGRRVPGMGGAMELTQKTRRVIIVMEHLDKAGNSKIMTECTFPLTARRCVDLIITDKAVIEVTGGKLLLREVACGTTIEEVLRLTDAPLELHDAIDYFS, from the coding sequence GTGGGTTTGGGAACAAAGGAAAGACAAATGATTGCGAGGAGAGCAGCACAAGAGATAAAACCAGGTATGATAGTGAATCTGGGTATCGGAATTCCTACAATGGTGTCAAATTTCGTATCTCCAGATCTTAACGTTGTGTTTCATGGAGAGAACGGAGTTCTCGGATACGGCGGCACACCGGAGACTGGGGCGGAAGATGAGAATATGTGCAATGCTGGTGGACTGCCAGTGAACGTTAGTCAGGGTGCTTCCTTCTTCGATAGTACTGTTGCCTTTGGAATCATACGGAGTTCGCGTTTAGACATTACTGTTTTAGGAGCATTACAGGTTAGCGTTAGAGGTGACATTGCCAGTTGGGTAGTGCCCGGACGACGTGTACCAGGCATGGGCGGGGCAATGGAACTTACCCAGAAGACAAGAAGAGTCATTATTGTAATGGAACACTTAGATAAAGCTGGTAATTCAAAAATTATGACAGAATGTACCTTTCCATTAACTGCACGAAGGTGTGTGGACCTCATCATCACTGACAAGGCAGTCATTGAGGTTACAGGCGGGAAATTGCTGCTAAGGGAGGTCGCTTGCGGTACAACGATTGAGGAGGTGCTAAGGTTGACTGATGCGCCGCTGGAGTTACATGACGCAATAGATTATTTCAGCTAG
- a CDS encoding peptidase, with amino-acid sequence MGEPMQDIKGQIKLWIESHYADNTRLLQQMVRIPSLEGNEKKIQHFIAKTLEDMKLKVDVWEPDSADMHANPHFCGSRTQFHNSPNVVGVLQGANPEQDGARSIILNGHVDVVPIGDVSQWETDPWSGKILENRLYGRGSTDMKGGLAASIIALQCLVDLNVQLMGDVILESVIDEESGGAGTLATLMRGYTADAAIIPEPTNLHIFAKQQGSMWFRIKIKGRSAHGGTRYEGISAIEKAMYILSTVQSLENVRNARITDPFYKDAPIPIPINVGVIKGGDWPSSVPDNVELEGRMGIAPDETLEQAKRELEDSVLQAAQQDSWLKDNTPVIEWFGARWLPGQVGEDHPIVRTIVQGYRDVIQEEPTLKASPWGTDGGLMQTMRDIPFVIFGPGVTEIAHFPNEYVEIDKVMKCSEILAVSLIEWCGTSS; translated from the coding sequence ATGGGGGAACCTATGCAGGATATTAAGGGACAAATCAAGCTGTGGATTGAAAGTCACTATGCCGACAACACGCGATTGCTACAGCAGATGGTCCGCATTCCTAGTTTAGAAGGTAATGAGAAAAAGATTCAGCACTTTATTGCAAAGACGCTCGAGGATATGAAACTTAAAGTGGATGTCTGGGAACCTGACAGTGCTGATATGCATGCAAATCCACATTTTTGTGGTTCGCGGACCCAGTTTCATAACAGTCCAAATGTGGTAGGTGTTCTGCAAGGTGCAAATCCAGAGCAAGACGGCGCACGCTCAATCATCTTGAATGGTCACGTAGACGTTGTGCCAATTGGAGACGTTTCTCAGTGGGAAACGGATCCATGGTCTGGAAAGATCTTAGAAAATCGCTTGTACGGTCGAGGAAGCACTGATATGAAGGGAGGACTAGCGGCGTCTATCATTGCACTGCAATGCCTAGTGGATCTTAATGTACAGCTCATGGGCGATGTGATTCTTGAAAGTGTAATTGATGAAGAGAGTGGCGGAGCAGGTACATTAGCGACTCTTATGCGAGGTTATACAGCCGACGCTGCCATCATCCCGGAACCAACTAATCTTCATATATTCGCCAAACAACAAGGTTCCATGTGGTTTCGAATTAAAATTAAAGGTCGTTCAGCCCATGGCGGTACTCGCTATGAAGGGATTAGTGCCATTGAGAAAGCTATGTATATTTTGAGCACAGTACAATCCTTGGAGAATGTTAGAAACGCAAGAATTACAGACCCGTTTTACAAAGATGCTCCGATTCCCATTCCAATTAATGTTGGGGTGATAAAAGGAGGAGATTGGCCCTCAAGTGTTCCGGATAACGTAGAACTGGAAGGACGCATGGGCATAGCTCCTGATGAAACCCTGGAACAGGCTAAAAGAGAATTGGAAGACTCGGTATTGCAGGCGGCACAACAAGACTCTTGGTTAAAGGACAATACTCCCGTGATTGAATGGTTTGGTGCTCGGTGGTTACCTGGGCAAGTTGGGGAAGACCACCCGATTGTACGTACTATTGTTCAAGGTTATCGAGATGTAATACAAGAAGAACCAACTTTAAAGGCTTCGCCATGGGGTACAGATGGTGGTCTTATGCAAACCATGAGGGACATTCCTTTTGTGATATTTGGGCCGGGTGTAACTGAAATAGCCCATTTTCCCAATGAATATGTGGAAATTGATAAGGTGATGAAATGCTCCGAGATTTTAGCTGTGAGTCTTATCGAGTGGTGCGGCACAAGCAGTTAG
- a CDS encoding thiolase family protein, giving the protein MEAVIVSAVRTAIGKSGGSLASIPAYKLAASVIREAIARVKLDVNQIDDLIFGNCFSADANLSRLSGLEAGLPVTVPGVTIDRQCASGLNSISLAASLIRAGEGDVYVVGGAENLSQRPYVQLPSGRAYDRRPPQYYAPKLSPEFLGNPPMGVTAENLARMYRISREEQDNYALKSQERMLEAIKAHRFEEQIVGIEVPKIKGESQWFDRDEHPRSTSIQELSTLKPAFESNGTVTAGNSSGINDGAAAIVLMSKKKADDLGLKVLATVGTTVVTGVDPNLMGIGPVSAIRKLLDKSGKRMREIELIELNEAFAAQVLACGKELELDWDRVNVNGGAISHGHPIGATGAILATKLVYEMERVNLKTGLVSMCIGGGQGIATLFERY; this is encoded by the coding sequence GTGGAAGCCGTGATTGTATCGGCAGTACGTACAGCAATAGGAAAATCTGGAGGCTCTCTTGCCAGTATACCTGCTTACAAGTTAGCTGCTTCCGTAATCAGGGAGGCAATTGCTAGGGTTAAGTTGGATGTCAACCAGATTGACGACCTTATCTTCGGGAACTGTTTCTCAGCAGATGCGAATCTCTCCAGATTGTCTGGTCTTGAGGCCGGACTACCAGTCACTGTGCCTGGGGTGACCATAGACAGGCAATGTGCATCAGGTCTCAATTCCATTAGTCTGGCTGCATCTTTAATTCGGGCCGGAGAAGGCGACGTGTATGTTGTCGGAGGTGCGGAAAACCTGTCGCAACGCCCTTATGTGCAATTGCCGTCCGGGAGGGCATACGACCGGCGCCCCCCTCAGTATTACGCGCCAAAGCTGTCTCCAGAATTTCTGGGAAATCCGCCTATGGGTGTCACTGCAGAGAATCTAGCACGTATGTACCGCATTTCGAGAGAAGAACAAGACAATTACGCATTGAAGAGTCAGGAAAGAATGCTTGAGGCGATTAAAGCGCATCGTTTCGAAGAACAAATAGTCGGAATTGAAGTACCTAAAATCAAGGGAGAATCACAGTGGTTTGATAGAGACGAGCACCCTAGAAGTACTTCAATTCAGGAACTTTCAACCCTTAAACCAGCGTTTGAATCTAACGGGACCGTTACCGCAGGTAACAGCTCTGGTATCAATGATGGTGCAGCTGCAATCGTCTTGATGTCAAAAAAGAAGGCTGATGATTTGGGATTAAAGGTGCTTGCTACAGTGGGCACTACAGTCGTTACCGGAGTAGATCCCAACTTGATGGGAATTGGCCCCGTTTCGGCGATTCGGAAACTATTAGACAAATCAGGCAAGCGAATGCGTGAAATAGAGTTAATCGAATTGAATGAAGCATTTGCGGCTCAGGTTTTAGCGTGTGGAAAAGAATTGGAATTAGACTGGGATCGCGTCAACGTCAACGGTGGTGCCATCTCCCACGGGCATCCTATAGGTGCAACAGGGGCAATTTTAGCTACAAAACTGGTTTATGAAATGGAAAGGGTTAACTTGAAGACTGGACTTGTGTCGATGTGTATAGGTGGTGGTCAGGGGATAGCGACACTGTTTGAAAGGTACTAA
- a CDS encoding amino acid ABC transporter permease — MIHFFHDFIQSFPLFVNGARITIEVTALSLLLAMIIGSVFALFALSRFKVLIWLNVLYVWLIRGTPLILQIVFLYYAMDQSFHINLNAFTAGAFALAFHNGAYLSEILRGSVQSIDKGQHEAASAIGMNKYMAMRRIIAPQAIKNAIPPTINQFIIGLKDSALVAYIGVSELYNVALGEYSRTYAPTEWFLIAGIYYLILTLLFTLLGKWAERRLDVTRKTTTSFHIVSEEGVA, encoded by the coding sequence TTGATACATTTCTTTCATGACTTTATACAATCGTTTCCGTTATTTGTTAACGGGGCACGTATTACCATTGAGGTTACAGCTTTGTCGCTGCTGCTTGCTATGATTATCGGCTCGGTGTTTGCTCTGTTTGCTCTCTCGCGTTTTAAAGTGCTGATTTGGCTAAATGTATTGTATGTGTGGTTAATTCGTGGGACTCCATTAATTCTACAAATTGTGTTTCTATACTATGCTATGGACCAGTCATTTCACATTAACTTGAATGCTTTTACGGCGGGTGCATTTGCCTTGGCTTTCCACAACGGTGCATATCTGTCAGAGATTTTGCGCGGGTCAGTTCAATCCATAGACAAAGGTCAGCATGAAGCAGCTAGTGCCATTGGTATGAATAAATACATGGCAATGCGAAGGATCATTGCTCCCCAAGCTATCAAAAACGCTATTCCACCTACCATAAACCAATTCATTATAGGACTGAAAGACTCTGCCTTGGTCGCTTACATTGGCGTGTCGGAACTCTATAACGTAGCACTCGGCGAGTACTCTCGTACTTATGCACCGACAGAATGGTTTCTCATAGCAGGGATCTATTATTTAATCTTGACCCTCTTGTTTACTCTTCTTGGAAAGTGGGCTGAGAGACGGCTCGATGTCACAAGGAAAACGACAACGTCATTTCACATTGTATCTGAGGAGGGTGTGGCGTAA
- a CDS encoding amino acid ABC transporter ATP-binding protein — MISVRNLHKRFDSVQVLRGIDLDVAQREVVVVLGASGSGKSTMLRCMNGLETIDEGTISIAGHELHSDTRKINMARRDIGMVFQHFNLFPHRTVIQNVCEGPIYVKGVKKSQAREEGLELLNSVGLSDKAHVYPHSLSGGQKQRVAIARALAMKPKVMLFDEPTSALDPELVGEVLSVLKRLAKDGMTMVVVTHEIGFAREVADHVVFMAQGRILEEGTPQEVLEQAQSKEASQFFSKVLH; from the coding sequence ATGATTTCCGTTCGCAATTTGCATAAGCGTTTTGATTCCGTACAAGTTCTCAGAGGAATTGACCTTGATGTAGCTCAACGAGAAGTCGTTGTGGTTCTGGGAGCAAGCGGCTCTGGTAAGAGCACCATGCTTCGCTGCATGAACGGCCTTGAGACGATAGACGAAGGGACCATTAGTATTGCAGGTCACGAACTTCATTCCGATACCCGAAAAATCAACATGGCTCGCCGAGACATAGGTATGGTGTTTCAACATTTCAACTTATTTCCTCATCGTACAGTCATTCAAAACGTCTGTGAGGGACCAATTTACGTTAAAGGGGTAAAGAAGAGCCAAGCTCGAGAAGAAGGCCTTGAACTCTTAAACAGCGTCGGCTTGTCCGATAAGGCTCATGTATATCCTCATTCTCTCTCAGGCGGTCAAAAGCAACGCGTAGCTATTGCGCGGGCTTTGGCTATGAAACCTAAAGTGATGCTGTTTGACGAACCTACATCAGCGTTAGATCCAGAGCTGGTTGGAGAGGTGCTGAGTGTATTGAAACGATTAGCGAAAGACGGAATGACGATGGTAGTCGTTACACACGAGATTGGATTTGCCAGAGAAGTTGCCGATCACGTTGTTTTTATGGCACAGGGACGAATTCTTGAAGAGGGAACACCGCAGGAGGTACTAGAGCAGGCGCAAAGTAAAGAGGCAAGTCAATTCTTTAGTAAGGTTTTGCACTAA
- a CDS encoding transporter substrate-binding domain-containing protein, whose product MKKYIVTSMVSLALVLTAAGCGTNGGNSTSGSGAQKTFTFGMSGKYPPFNYKDKNGKLTGFDVAIGDAIAKQMGMKPKPVTNPWATIIGGLKAKKYDAIVGSMTITKAREKEVSFSKPYYVSGTQIFVKAGNNSVTSLQGLKNKRIGVDTGSTFAKIAKTVTTQAKVHGYSSDVYALKDLAAGRLDGVITDQLVGQYAIKHSHIKVQPAGKPLNLAYAGIAVRKSDTSLLTKINKALKAIEKNGTYAKISKQYFGVNLLNDPAFTKKS is encoded by the coding sequence ATGAAGAAGTATATCGTTACTAGTATGGTAAGTTTGGCATTAGTCTTGACGGCAGCCGGCTGCGGAACAAATGGAGGCAATAGCACATCTGGGAGTGGAGCACAAAAGACATTCACGTTTGGGATGAGTGGTAAGTACCCGCCATTTAACTACAAAGACAAAAACGGAAAACTGACTGGATTTGATGTTGCAATTGGAGATGCAATTGCTAAGCAGATGGGAATGAAACCCAAGCCCGTCACTAATCCATGGGCAACTATCATAGGCGGCCTGAAGGCCAAAAAGTATGATGCCATAGTGGGTAGTATGACCATTACGAAAGCGAGAGAGAAAGAAGTGAGTTTCTCCAAGCCCTATTACGTCAGTGGAACCCAAATCTTCGTAAAAGCAGGAAACAACAGTGTAACCAGTCTGCAGGGTTTAAAGAATAAACGTATAGGGGTGGACACTGGCAGTACTTTTGCGAAAATCGCGAAAACCGTCACAACCCAGGCGAAGGTCCATGGTTATAGTAGTGATGTTTATGCTCTAAAGGACTTGGCTGCTGGCCGCTTAGATGGAGTTATTACTGACCAATTGGTGGGCCAATATGCTATCAAACACTCACACATCAAAGTTCAGCCGGCTGGAAAGCCTTTGAACTTGGCTTATGCGGGGATTGCAGTCCGAAAGAGTGATACCTCCTTATTGACGAAGATTAACAAAGCACTCAAAGCGATTGAGAAAAATGGTACTTACGCTAAAATTTCAAAACAGTACTTTGGCGTGAACCTGTTAAATGACCCTGCTTTTACTAAGAAAAGCTAA